From one Candidatus Thermoplasmatota archaeon genomic stretch:
- a CDS encoding cysteine hydrolase codes for MAARGRTARVTPQNLREKSDEWLTRIEKFNVHRSPVGVERSALLVIDMQKFFLGSRVASLLDSGTAILPNVKRLIDHYHEKGRPVIYTRHVHSPDGSDLGILGVWWDEHCLEGTEEAEIHDSIAPGPEDSVILKHRYSAFYGTDLDEVLAERQVEEVVISGVMT; via the coding sequence TTGGCAGCTCGAGGCAGAACTGCAAGGGTCACTCCCCAGAATCTGAGAGAGAAGTCAGACGAATGGTTGACGAGGATCGAGAAGTTCAATGTCCACAGGTCCCCTGTAGGAGTGGAGCGCTCCGCGCTCCTCGTCATAGACATGCAGAAGTTCTTCCTGGGCTCGAGGGTCGCATCGCTCTTGGACTCTGGAACCGCGATTCTCCCAAACGTGAAGAGGCTCATAGACCACTACCACGAGAAAGGGAGACCGGTAATCTACACGCGCCACGTTCACAGCCCGGACGGTTCCGATCTGGGCATACTGGGAGTGTGGTGGGACGAGCACTGTCTGGAGGGGACGGAGGAAGCGGAGATACACGACTCGATCGCTCCCGGGCCCGAGGACTCGGTGATTCTCAAGCATCGATACAGTGCGTTCTATGGCACGGATCTGGATGAGGTCCTGGCGGAACGTCAAGTTGAGGAGGTCGTCATCAGCGGCGTGATGACCA